One genomic window of Nicotiana sylvestris chromosome 10, ASM39365v2, whole genome shotgun sequence includes the following:
- the LOC104214438 gene encoding uncharacterized protein — protein sequence MDSGNSGSVQSSSGGDEEYDSHGGSISTFLNSSAHFGSISSNPLPQFLSHQHTLFDSQNFNSNFQDSANSLYNNDLIWPKSLGSDNNFNNFGNLNSSSSSATNHAILLTNTQGPSYDSIPIKSTIDHQPNVGKNPKKRSRASRRAPTTVLITDTTNFRQMVQEFTGIPTTPFTGSAYTRRLDLFSTATSVIRSGHLDNLGHLFTLRPSTQKVQDSPIFMPPSGAINNSMVAITNASTSDIGISKQAQNKLFNMQNDEIQSFSTSEFHSEKGFENYVCTAGEGTVGSWTCPSG from the coding sequence ATGGATTCTGGGAATAGTGGCAGTGTACAATCTTCAAGTGGCGGTGATGAAGAGTATGATTCACATGGGGGCTCAATCTCAACTTTCTTGAATTCTTCAGCCCATTTTGGTTCAATCTCATCAAATCCACTCCCACAATTTCTTTCTCACCAACACACTCTCTTTGACTCACAAAATTTCAACTCCAATTTCCAAGATTCAGCAAATTCTCTTTACAACAATGATCTTATCTGGCCTAAATCCTTGGGATCCGATAACAATTTTAACAACTTTGGAAACTTAAATTCCTCATCATCAAGTGCTACTAATCATGCTATTCTGCTTACTAATACTCAAGGTCCATCCTATGATTCAATACCAATAAAATCAACCATTGATCATCAGCCTAATGTGGGGAAAAATCCTAAGAAACGAAGCAGGGCATCGAGGCGGGCGCCAACAACTGTTCTAATAACTGACACTACAAATTTTCGACAAATGGTTCAAGAATTCACAGGGATCCCAACAACTCCGTTTACTGGTTCAGCCTACACTCGCCGCCTTGATCTTTTCTCAACTGCTACCTCAGTCATAAGATCAGGCCATTTGGATAATTTGGGACATCTTTTTACTTTAAGGCCGTCCACACAAAAGGTTCAAGATTCTCCAATATTTATGCCACCATCTGGTGCAATAAATAATAGCATGGTTGCTATAACAAATGCTTCCACTTCTGATATTGGAATTTCAAAACAAGCACAGAATAAGTTGTTCAACATGCAGAATGATGAGATTCAGTCATTTTCtacatcagaattccattctgagaaGGGTTTTGAAAATTATGTGTGCACAGCAGGTGAAGGAACAGTAGGTTCATGGACTTGCCCTTCTGGCTGA